From Quercus lobata isolate SW786 chromosome 11, ValleyOak3.0 Primary Assembly, whole genome shotgun sequence:
TTAACTTGATAAAATTTCTTGTGGTTGAATAAGCGATTTAGGATTTATTCtctacctacaccaaaaatttatttgtgcTTTAGCCTGATGGTAAAGAGCACAATCATCAAAAGaggacgtcataagttgaaactctataaaaaaatatattaaaaaaatagaccAATAAATAATGTCAAAGGTGAATCAAGTATGCACGTCAAAAATGGacaaattttaggttttttacTACACGGTAGGAATTGGCAAAGAACATGATATATAGCAATAGGCATAGCAATAAGAATCAATATAGGTTCCACTTTTCAGGGGTGTCAAATGATACAAGAGCATTCCACAGCACTaaagaaacattaaaaaatatagaatccAAGCGAAAGTTTGAACGACTAATAAGAATACCTACTTTAAGAGATTACCTTTTCTAACCAAACTTTTAACGATTGACAAATGACAtgggtaaaaaaaaacttttcatggaaaatataagtATGAAGAAATTGACTATCACTATTAGATTTTAcgaataaataaagaaagagagtgaagataaaaaAGAGAAGATACAAGGTTTATGTAGTTCAGTCTAACAGCCTATGTCTATGGAGGAAAGCTTTAACTCCTATATATTCGTTATAAACCCAATTCTTCAATTATAATGAACCTAGTATGACATATTTATAAGAGGTTAAACCCAAAACAACCATACAATAGACCATAGTTAATTGGCTTGTAATACAAGTAGTATTCTTGACTTGCACGTCAATGATTGGGCTTTAGCCTAGACTATGATTGGGTTCTATACCTCTGTCAATCACGTAGGAAATTTAAAGATCGTTATTATGATTAATTTTCCAATAATTTAGTTATATAAATTTAGGATAGAAAGGAgatagaaaatgttaaaattactactaattttactataaaaaaataaaaaataaaaaataaaaaataaaaaaaagctaataaattGATGTGATAATAAATGTAATTCATGcaatataaacattaaaaaaaaaaatttgaattactTTTGTTTATTCTCCCACGCCTCTCAACATTAGccatgaaaatgaaatgatttgttCTTTTTGCTCACATTCTTCCTCATAACAAATCCGAATAGGACCTCTTCTTTTTGTATTTCTCATGTACCCCACTAATTAATTTCATGGTAGATCTATTATAAATGTATGAAGAGTAAACATGTGTTCCAAAaacatttaataatttttcgtgTTTCATACTATGACATTTGTCGTTTTGCTGTGATGGGACCTAGGCAGATTTTTGCACCAAGTTGTGTTTTTTGGATTATGGTGGGTCTAATTGAGCAGTATTTCAAAAGCTATATGAGTGAAGTATGAgaaaatttgatgaatttttcaacctttttttggggtggtaaaaaaaatgatacgCCAAGAATGTATCAACcccttaggtaaattaaccaattaattggccaagtgaattaattaagtgaatttaacatgcaatacgcgtgatagtacaaacaaatcaccaaataactaaatacaaCGGAAGTTAAATTTGACGtggatgatttgtttacgaatggggaaaaccctCAAGGCAAAACCCTACCGAGTGAATataaggtcaccacttccgagAATTCATTAGTATCAAAACAAGCCTATTCCTTTAAATTGACACGATAGGCTGTTTGTATTATAGAAAATGTATTAAAGTGAGAGTATACAGAAATGTTTGTATTATAATACAAATAGCCTATTCCTTtctcaaaattataattaaacaGCAAtctcaaaattataattaaacaGCCTATACAAAcagcaattttaaaattatacataattaaTTTTTCCGCAATTTTAATGCTTTTCTAATAaggtttttgaattgaaatcttATTTTTGACCTAGAAATTAgccattttattatttatagccaaataATGTGAAGATGCATGATTTATACAttctttaataattaattaattttcccaaattaaggctaattaatcaatcatttaatttttttttagagttaatcaatcattttaattaaattcatcatcTTAAGCTATATGTTCTAAATTATCTATAAGTTAGGGTATTATAAATTTTGCTACATTGAGATTACAAACTAATGTATTACCAATTACAAAGAGactattcaaatatttatttacgAGGCAATTGAAGTCCACCAATTAATTCATTGACACAccaatttgtaagttttttcttgtaaaacctatagtaattttagtattttttatattatctcaCCCACCCTTCAAtgccaagaagaagaaaaggtagCTGAAGCCGACCACCAACATCCATCCACCATCACAACTAaccaatcaccaccaccacaaccaaccCATTACAACATCAATttaatccaaacacaatcaacccaaaattaatgaaaatcaTCACAAACCCAACTTAAAATTAACTCAAagcaaaatcaactcaaaataaaacacaacAGAAAACCTATTTGGCGACACACAAATCAATTACTCAAAACCCAAGCTTGCCACcgccatgagagagagagtgtgtatGAGTGTATTAAGCCATGGTGGCTTggtagagagatttttttttttcaaatttgaagagaGCACCAATTTGATAAAGAAAGAGTGCGGGAGaaatagagaattttttttttttttttagaaatgaaaaagaagaaaaagaaagaaagaaagaaaagaaaaagaaaaagaaaaaagaaagaagatgctGAAGGTGAAAAATCgtagaagaaaaagagagagtgtgtgttCAGAGAAGTGGTGTTTGCCATCCTCATCAATCATCATGccctttttcttaaaatttaaaattttcacgaATCGTCTTTACTTTCATACGTATTATTTCTGGTTTTGTAGTAGTCTAGTAGATGAATGGACCCAcaagttccaaaaataaaaaaataccacACCAGGAATAGATGTAACAACACCCTGAGGGACAtcattaacaaacaaaaaaaataacaaaaaattgtcCGATTTAACACATCAATAATGTGTAATGACATTGTACAAATAGAAAGTGCATGTGAGCAACGCCAAAGcccattaaaattaataataaaaggctTGTCAAGTGATATTACTTGTTGTGTAGAGTTTGTAATAAAAGTGACATTTATAATAatggacaaaatgggcttttgccctttttgggcaaattaattagtcttttacccttcttcccaaactaaataggaaaatgcccctcttttgaaaatcaagttttttaaaatcgagttaaaaaaaaaaaaattctggagtcttatagtgacgtttttaaggacttatAATAACGTTTTAAGaacttatagtgacgttttataacttgatatccagGAAATcaagttataggcaattttattgcctataactcgatttcatggatatcaagttacaaaacgccattataggtccttataaacgtcactataggtccttgaaaacgtcactatagggcttaaatcgtttttgaaaaactcgattttcaaaagaggggcatttctctatttagtttgggaaaaaGGGGAAAACGCTAATTAATTTGTCCGAAAAGGgtagaagcccattttgtccttaTAATAATTCATATAAAAGTGAAGTTAGTACAGTTCAAGagataatatatttatatatagttttaacTGCATGAATAAATcatataacttatttaaataatgtacaacaaaaatagaagaagaaaaagtttgaAGCATCTTTGGTGGTTGTCGAGTAAATTACACCCCAAAGTGAGGTGACTTTGACAAGTTTGGGCTTATTTAAAGAGCCATATGCAAGGCAGTGTATCAACATTTTCCACAAAGAAGGGATAGCTCTTTCTTCCCCCCCAGCTACACCATGAGAGCTCTACCATTTCTATACCTTGCCACCATTTTAGAAACCACTCAAGTCATTCCTAATAACCTTCACCTTCTCAGACCACATTCTGGCCTTGCTGGTCACAATGTTGAAGGCATTGACTGCCTAAGTTGGCGTCTAGCCGTGGAAACTGACAACATCCGTAGCTGGTCAACAGTTCCAGAAGACTGTGAAAGCTATGTTGGAAACTACATGCTTGGCAAACAATACCGTGAGGATTGTCAAGTTGTGGCCGATAATGCTTATGCCTATGCCAAGAACCTCACACTCGGTGATGATGGCTTGGATATTTGGGTGTTTGACATTGATGAAACTACACTCTCTAATTTGCCTTACTATGCTCAACCTGAAGTTGCATTTGGGtaagtaaaataatattacattttaTGATAATTGATAAGTGATGATTGgcctgtttaaaactttgatatatttatatttaccATGAGACAAATAAAAGAGTAGGTGCCAGCGACATAAATGTCTCTAACTAGGAAAGAAGAAATCGTAATGGGCATATTgcattattataataaaaagttacaTTTGTGCCAAGAAGCTTTAGCTCAATCGGACCTCTAAAATCAAGGTGGAGAGGAAGATCAAGATTTTAAGATCCATCAAGtacatataaaatttaccaataaGAACTTAGTATACTAGTGGAGGAAAAACAAGTATGAGTGTGATAATATTGATGGACGAAGGATGATTATTGATCTGCATAAGAACTACTTAAAAATTGAAGTGGTTTGTGCTTCTAAGTATACCGGAATCTAGGACTATTCAATGCGTTCTGCTGGGAACAAAACATAGGCTATGACATATTGCCCTGGGAGTTTCACCGCTACATTTTTTTGGGTGCAGCTCATGCATATAATTAATTAGTCTTGAGAGCTGAGACATTTTCATGGTTAATTAGAAGAGTTCATATATACGGTTATTGAAGTATGCTCTTTCCaaaggacaagaaaattccCTTGATTAAGAcatgaaaattttatacatctttaatttatttcttgcttAATAGTTTTGTAGTAAATATATATCTGATCTAATATACTTATGTTATCTTTTCTTATGCatgacttctctctctctctctctcagggcAGTTGCATATAACTCAACAGCCTTTAACGAATGGGAAGCAAAAGGCATAGCACCAGCTGTGCCTGCGAATCTTGATCTCtacaaaaaattagtaaatcTTGGGTTTAAGATTGTCTTTCTTACAGGAAGGTCTGAAACCTACAGAAATATTACGGCAGAAAACCTGAAGAATGTTGGTTACACCACTTGGGAGAAGCTCATACTAAAGTAAGTATCAAGGATATATATCTCATTTGTATTTTGGACATTGTcttgataattttcttttatataaagaaTTTGTCATGCAATTCCCATGTGAAAATCATCACCACCTAAAATTTTACACCATCATTGTATACAAGATCCATTtagtaaaacattttatataatgTTGACTCCGTAAACTAAAATTTCAACTGTGAAATGAAGAAGATCTTATTACATGGTAAATATTTACAACTTAATTGGTATCTTTTTCTTAACGTAGAGATCTGGTATCATGCATCCAAAAAGAATATCATGATTTTGACTGTTGAGCTATTCTTGATTTGGTGGCAGGCAAACCTCTGAATCGGGTACCACAGCATTAGTGTACAAATCAACCAAAAGAGCTGAGCTTGAAGCTGAAGGGTACAGGATCCTAGGCAACATGGGAGATCAATGGAGCGATTTGTTTGGTACAAATGTTGGCAATCGAACATTTAAAGTGCCTGATCCAATGTACTACATTAGTTGAAATTTCATTATGATCTTATGATTAAAAAGCTCTAGAGCTAATTGGAAGCACTTGATAAGTTATAACTTCGGCTCTATGCTTTGTACCATGCCAAGTTTTTGGCTTCGGATATTAATTAGGTGTTGCGTTTGAGGGGTCTGTTTTGGGTGTGCGCCATGCCTTAAAATATGTTTAGTAAGGCTCTATTTTCTGTGTTTTTCTGGGTTCTTTGCCTGCTTGAGCCACCCCAAGATGAGTTATAAGGGTGCTTGAGCTGGCTCTTGTACTTCCCTATTGAGAACTCACATTCTCGATATTAATAtgtttagaaataaaaatcaattgtttgatcagttttttcttctgcttttaaattttcaatgcCATGCTTTTAGATTTTGCCAAAGCAAAACTTATACACAAAAAATATGTTCactagattattattattattatttatctgAATAAAATTATGATAACTTAGATGGAAAGAGTAGAAGACTATTAATGGAAATtgaaatgttatgttcacaacattttaataataaatttaaggtAGTAGATTGTTATAaataggcaaaaaagtaatttaagtgatagattcaaattaaaataaataacaactaataattaactttttaaaatttattgtaaaaatattgtgaaaatattgtgaacttATTCCTTCTTAAAGGCAATAGATAATTTGCTTATTTTCAATCAATGAAATCTATGTAGGAATAAAAGGTCACAGATTTTTCAGAACACTATCACGAAATGGGCCCAAATTATTCTTTACAAAGGTAGGACAATTTGCAAGATACAAATAACCTATCCAGATCAATCCAAGTCATGGCACATCAAAGCCTACAAGTCCAAGCTCATTAACTAGAACAACATCTGATGGTAGTTTTTACATGTGTGACCGAGTAAGAATGGGTTATTTGGGGATTTAGAAagttaattatcatttttttgaattatcaaaatattctaatttaattaaatagtcTCActcttaaaaactaaaaaaaaaggatagaatcatagttcaacaaaatttaaaaacaaaaaactatatcacaattgcagtttttttttttttaatattaaaataaaaagaatcgcagttttatttttaaaaaactctctcaaaaaatgaatacacttagattaggttaaagtagaatttctttttttttttaaagaagcaaTTCCCTCTCAATAACTTCCCATTAAATGAATACTTTCCTAATAGCATAATAACAGTGGTCACCAACCACGACAAACTTCTCCTAAACTCAAGCACCATTtttttatctctcaaaaaattaataaaaagatatattcacacacgacattttttttttttttttttttttcatttgaattcCAATTTCTCATCTATTGTCTATAGTACTACTTAAGGCGCTTCCCTTACTTGCTATCCTCAATTTAGATACctaaaatattatcaaatttatttatttgtaaaactTATACAATAGGGTTAGAtatgtaaaattactaatttaaaaacttctaaattttagtttaatttataaataaaataaaatacagtTTTTTCTTCCATTTCCACATTTTTCTCTCACGTTATTAGTCAAGCACTAATACAACTTcttctttctaaaaataaataaaatagcttttttttttttcacaaacataatttttttttttttaatttctttttcctaatTGTCAATGAAATGGCCGCAAGTTGTGATCACTACATTTCCCCACATTTCTCTTTCACATTTGTAAATAAAGTACTAATataacttcttcttttaaaaaaataaaaataaaagtaaaactttttttcctcacaaacgatactcttcttttttctaattgCCAAAATGACTTGGCCACAAGTTTTTATCATTAAAcggtttaataaattttaaaattttgacacatcttttttcctaaaaatttagCATACACCACCTCTTTTAGATATTGTGGGAGccggttaatcaataaattattaaagtcatgtaaattgggcctgtggcctaTTCAAGGATGTAAAactgtccgaggaggcccaaatCAGGTTGTAAGGGTAACCAAACGAAAGAAAGAGTAGATATCATGTaaggtgagttcagtattcgtccggggataaaatccttctcggcaatatgagTTCGAGTACGACCTGAACACCACCTTGTTATAAACATACTTTGGAGCTACATTATTACTAAAAGTGGGATatgggaccaagggtaagaaagaaaaggtaaacaaatatctatgacaacagctgcctccgcattaattgcctctcaaccaactctctggccgcattaatgtggaggtgatgcttGAACAGTGATGAAGTAGCCTTACAACTGCTGGTtggaggttccagaaggtgttggatgggacagaaagagatTCCCCGAACCCAATCTaaacgtgtgtggtgaagatgatatGAAGAAGGgagtatataacatgaaagaaagcATTAAGGGAGGAGGATCGGAACTTAAAAACAAAGAGTACTAAGAAGAAAACCATCTGAAAGGCAGAATTGAACTTGTTCCAAAGAGAAATTGATCGTTATATTAGGGCTAATCAATCTATAAACGCTAAAGAaaaatcgtttttcttttggagttaacctagttctttaatatccacgctctacaaatttattgtttgggcttttaaCATTCAAACCCAGTATACtaatttgggatcgttacaaattgagtctttataattggcgccgtttgtggggagAAAAGAAATCCAGTGCGACGTTTGTGATGGAGGAAGCAAGTCCCTATCAATATGCAGTAGGACCACATTAGGAAGATGCCAACCCACTCCAAGCTGAGTTAAGGGGCTCCCAGTGTGGCGATCCCCACCGGAGTCCCGAACGAAGAGAAGGCCGCGAAGGGAGTGTGCACATAACCCATACCACCAAAAGTCACTCTTGTGAGAAGAGTCATGTTTCCCATGCAAAGAGTGACAGGAACCTACGACGTGAGGTTGACGAGTTGAAGAGAGAGTTGTGCCATGCCCGGCGTGAACGTTCCCTATCTTGCTCTTAATCCTCATCCGAGGAGACGGATGGAGCTAGTTATAGGCGGAGATCCAGAACTCCGCTtagtgaaaccttttcctatgaagaggagTACAGCCATCAACATAGGCATAGAAGCCCgcctagcaggggcttggggAATAACGCCATGAACAAAGCGTTGAGCCAAGTTTCTAAATCACCCTTCACAAGGAACATAGAAGATGCGATTTTTCCTCGGCGATTCCATCAGCCTACATTCACCCTGTATGACGGCCGGTCAGACCCAGTAGAACATGTTAGCCATTTTAGCCAAAAGATGGCTATCTACTCCAGGGATGAGGTCTTGATGTGCAAAGTCTTTCCATCAAGTTTAGGTCCAGTGGCGATGAGATGATTCAAAGGTTTAAGGGCCAATTCAATCGAGTCCTTCAAAAAGCTTACCCGGGCTTTCGGTGCACGTTTTCTCACTTGCAGTAGGGTTCCCCAGCCTTTGGGATCCTTGCTATCTATGTCCATGCGAGAAGGCGAGACTCTCAAAACTTATTCAGATAGATACTaggaaatgtttaatgaaatagagggAGAGCATGATGACGTGGCCATAAGTACTTTCAAAGTTGGCCTTCCAGCCGATCATGATTTGAGGAAATCTTTAACTGGTAAATCTGTTACCAGTGTACACTAATTGATGGATAGGATTGATAAGTACAGAAGGGTAGAAGATGAATAGTTtcagggaaaaggaaaggctaagataacccctcaggagaggagggatttcagatTAGACCGTTACAATAGTAGCTGACCTCGGAAAGACTACGTTGGGCAATTGGGTTCTGCTGACGCTCAGGTGGTTAATGCAGTGTTTCAGGAGCCGATGCAGAACGTGTTGGAGGAGATAAAGAATgagccatttttcaaatggccaaacaagatggcaggAAAACTTAGGAAACGCAACCCGAACCTatattgccactatcatcaggatcatgggcacaTGACGGAAaattgcaggaatttatgggaccatttggaacAGCTGGTCTGAGAGGGGAAATTGAAGCAACTCTTGCGTCATGCCAGTGGTAAGGCAAACCAAGCAGGCTCGGAGATACGTGGGGACGCTTCTTCAAGACTCCTCTTTGGTACGATCAACATTATTTTTGCCGCCCCAAGGAGGACCGAATCTTACCCTTCTAGGGTATTGTCGGTGTTCCGACCTCCGACCAAGGATCATTGCCAAGCGTCGAAGAGAGCCAGGGTGGACGTCCACCTGATTCTGGGCTTTTCGGATGAAGACAAGGTTGAAACCTTacagccccatgatgatgctttggtggtcacGCTGAAAATTAGTGGGTATGATGTCAAAAGGGTAATGATAGATCAAGGTAGCGTTGTGGATATAATGTACTCAAATTTGTATAAGGGGCTAGGTCTGAAGCCAGAGGACTTAGCAGCCTACAGCTTCCCTCTagtgagttttgagggaaggatggTCGCTCCGAAAGGATTGATCAGACTACCTGTGCAAGGCGGTATAGATGTGGTagaggtggacttcattgtcgtagatgttttttctccatacacggctattatgggcagaccttggcttcatacccTGAGAGCAGTCTTGTCTACCCTGCATCAAAAAGTGAAGTACCCATCTGGAGGCCAAGTATTGGAGATAGAAGGAAGCCAGGTGGCAGCCCGGCAATGCCTAGAAGTGGCTATACAACATTGGCTAGAGGTAGAGACCTCGACTACTACTGATAATGAGTTATAGCAATTAAAACCCTCAGCATTACCCTTGGATGTACTAGCCGACGAGGTAAAGTGTGAAGATTTGGAGAGGGTAATTGTTGCTGATGATCCGGAAAAATTCTTCCAGGTTGGGGGTAAGTTGCCTTtgcaagaaaaagagagattgcTAGAGTTCCTCAGAGCAAATGTAGACGTGTTCACATGGAGCCCATATGAAGCCCCGGGTGTAGatttgaatttcatttgtcatcgactcaaCGGGAATCCTTCCGTTATTTCCAAAAGACAGCCACCTCGACGACCATCAAAAGAGCACGTCAAAACTGTCAAGAGTGAAGTGGCCAAGCTCAAGCAGGTttgggctatcaaagaagttttttatcttcaatggttggccaatacggtggtggtaaagaagaaggcaggaaagtggcgagtgtgcgtggacttcacagacctcAATAAGGCTTGTCCCAAGGATCCATTTCCCATGCTGAAgatagaccagttggtggatgcaaccgtaggttaccctaggatgagtttcttggatgccttccaaggatatcaccaaataccgctaGCGTCAGAcgatcaggagaagactgcttttgtCACCCTTATTGAAAACTatcattacaaagtgatgccttttggtttgaaaaacgcTGGATCTACTTACCAacggatgatgactaaaatgttcgaACCACAACTGGGTAGAAgcattgaagtttatatcgatgacatggtggtgaagagtaaagtggtgtccgagcatgtggAGGATCTTATGAACATCTTTGAAATACTGAGAAAGTATAAGCTACGTCTGAATGCTTCAAAGTGTTCCTTTGGGGTAGGTTCAGGAAGGTTCTTGGGATACATGGTGATTCACAGAGGAATTGAAGTGAACCCCGATCAGATTAAGGCCATCAACGATTTACAAGCATCTCGAAATCCTAGAGAGGTGCAGAAACTGACTGAAATAACTACTGCtttgaaccgatttatctccaGATCGGTCGAGAGGTGTCGGCCCTTTTTCCTTCTACTAcataagtggaaaggatttAAATGGACCGAAGAGTGTGATGTAGCGTTTCGGCAATTGAAGGAGTACCTATCCAGGCGCCGATCATGTTTAGTTCTGAGGTGGATAAGGTGCTATTTGCTTATCTGGCAGTTGTCCCTCATGCAGTTAGTTTCGTCTTAATACGAGAGGACAATGGCGTCCAAAAACCAATTTATTACGTGAGCAAGTCCTttcatgaagccgaggtgagatactTGTCATTGGAAAAAGCCCTCTtggcggtggtccatgcaacacgcaaaCTTCTATATTACTTCCAGGCCTATACTGTGGTTATCTTGACTAAGTTAcctctcaaatccatacttagaagtgcaaACTATACTGGGAGAATTGCTAAGTGGGGCACAATCCTAGGTGCTTTCGACATCAAGTATATGTCTCCCACCTCTGTGAGAGGCCAAGACCTTGCTGATCTGGTAGCTAAATTCGCCGAGTGTCCAAAAGAAGCTAACATGAAACAAaatgacatggatgaaaaatcggttggtcTGATCTCCACACAACATGCTTCCTCTTGTAGGGTATATGTGGATGGGGCAGCAAACCAACGGGCGGCAGGATTGGGGCTAGTTTTGATATCCCCTGAGGATGTCATCATTGAGAAGTTCTTTAGGCTGGGATTCTCTGCTATTAACAACGAAGTAGAATATGAAACTTTATTgatgggaatgagcatggtccagaaaatgggtggaaaggtaGCAGAATTATTCTTGGATTCAAGATAGGTAG
This genomic window contains:
- the LOC115967701 gene encoding acid phosphatase 1-like is translated as MRALPFLYLATILETTQVIPNNLHLLRPHSGLAGHNVEGIDCLSWRLAVETDNIRSWSTVPEDCESYVGNYMLGKQYREDCQVVADNAYAYAKNLTLGDDGLDIWVFDIDETTLSNLPYYAQPEVAFGAVAYNSTAFNEWEAKGIAPAVPANLDLYKKLVNLGFKIVFLTGRSETYRNITAENLKNVGYTTWEKLILKQTSESGTTALVYKSTKRAELEAEGYRILGNMGDQWSDLFGTNVGNRTFKVPDPMYYIS